Proteins encoded by one window of Nocardioides euryhalodurans:
- a CDS encoding SRPBCC family protein, which yields MSVDVQVETEIRRPVAEVAAYAGDPGNAPTWYVNIREVTWLSEPPVAVGSRMDFVARFLGRRLAYTYEVVDLVPGERLVMRTADGPFPMETTYTWEPVGEGATRMTLRNRGKPSGFAGMAAPVMERAMRRATTKDLARLKALLEAEPNTR from the coding sequence GTGAGCGTCGACGTGCAGGTGGAGACCGAGATCCGCCGCCCGGTGGCCGAGGTGGCGGCGTACGCCGGCGACCCGGGCAACGCGCCCACCTGGTACGTCAACATCCGCGAGGTGACCTGGCTGTCCGAGCCGCCGGTCGCCGTCGGTTCGCGGATGGACTTCGTCGCCCGCTTCCTCGGGCGGCGGCTCGCCTACACCTACGAGGTGGTCGACCTCGTGCCCGGCGAGCGGCTCGTGATGCGGACCGCCGACGGCCCGTTCCCGATGGAGACCACCTACACCTGGGAGCCGGTGGGCGAGGGGGCCACCCGGATGACGTTGCGCAACCGGGGCAAACCGTCCGGCTTCGCGGGGATGGCCGCGCCGGTGATGGAGCGGGCGATGCGCCGGGCCACCACCAAGGACCTGGCCCGGTTGAAGGCGCTGCTCGAGGCCGAGCCGAATACTCGATAG
- a CDS encoding sulfotransferase family protein — protein sequence MDPTFLIIGAPKAGTTALHAALSSHPDVFMSTPKEPKYWLCDDAPPPAWRGPGDAHSQQEWVWLREDYQRLFDGAGGFRARGESTPFYLWSRGAHRRIAEGLPDVRLIAVVRDPIDRAYSNWMHLWSDGLEPVGDFEEALALQDERIARGWAPFWRYRDLGHYGAQLQHLRRYVDPSRILVMRYRTIVDEPRAAVDRACHFLGIRQGQVATIPEDNARSYVEPGWRPRVIGPVVRAGAWAGSFAPPDVWRRASAPLVAQLAGTNGATRPDLSAEARLRLIPSFADDVALLTELTGEDFSDWLSPHSRGAYRQRTQVTRSWAPSGRAASR from the coding sequence GTGGACCCGACGTTCCTGATCATCGGCGCCCCCAAGGCGGGCACCACCGCCCTGCACGCGGCCCTGAGCTCGCACCCGGACGTGTTCATGAGCACGCCGAAGGAGCCGAAGTACTGGCTGTGCGACGACGCCCCGCCACCCGCCTGGCGCGGGCCGGGCGACGCCCACTCGCAGCAGGAGTGGGTCTGGCTCCGGGAGGACTACCAGCGACTCTTCGACGGCGCCGGCGGCTTCCGCGCCCGCGGCGAGAGCACCCCCTTCTACCTGTGGAGCCGCGGGGCGCACCGGCGGATCGCGGAGGGACTGCCCGACGTACGCCTGATCGCGGTGGTGCGCGACCCGATCGACCGCGCCTACAGCAACTGGATGCACCTGTGGTCCGACGGCCTCGAGCCGGTCGGCGACTTCGAGGAGGCGCTGGCCCTGCAGGACGAGCGGATCGCCCGGGGCTGGGCGCCCTTCTGGCGCTACCGCGACCTGGGCCACTACGGCGCCCAGCTCCAGCACCTCCGGCGCTACGTCGACCCGTCCCGGATCCTGGTGATGCGCTACCGGACGATCGTCGACGAGCCGCGCGCCGCCGTGGACCGGGCCTGCCACTTCCTCGGGATCCGGCAGGGCCAGGTGGCCACGATCCCCGAGGACAACGCGCGCAGCTACGTCGAGCCCGGCTGGCGACCGAGGGTGATCGGCCCCGTGGTCCGAGCCGGCGCGTGGGCGGGGTCGTTCGCGCCGCCGGACGTGTGGCGCCGCGCCAGCGCACCGTTGGTGGCCCAGCTCGCCGGGACCAACGGCGCGACCCGACCCGACCTCTCGGCCGAGGCCCGGCTGCGGCTGATCCCCTCGTTCGCCGACGACGTCGCCCTGCTGACCGAGCTCACGGGCGAGGACTTCTCCGACTGGCTGTCCCCGCACAGCCGCGGCGCCTACCGTCAGCGGACGCAGGTCACCAGGTCGTGGGCCCCGTCGGGGCGGGCCGCCTCCAGGTAG
- a CDS encoding phosphoribosylaminoimidazolesuccinocarboxamide synthase produces MTGGLQHLHSGKVRDLYALPDSRLLMVASDRISAFDFVLDTEIPDKGEVLTRMSLWWFDQLADLVPHHVLSTDVPEEVRGRAVVCERLEMFPVECVARGYLTGSGLLDYDRTGEVCGIALPGGLVDGSRLPEPIFTPATKADLGEHDENVSYAAVVDTVGDASAAELRRLTLAVYARAEAVARERGIILADTKLEFGRREDRTIVLGDEVLTPDSSRFWPADQWEPGRPQPSYDKQIVRNWLLSPESGWDRASGEPPPPLPPEVVERTRRRYVEAYELLTGETF; encoded by the coding sequence GTGACCGGCGGCCTCCAGCACCTCCACTCCGGCAAGGTGCGTGACCTCTACGCCCTGCCCGACAGCCGGCTGCTGATGGTCGCGAGCGACCGCATCAGCGCCTTCGACTTCGTCCTCGACACCGAGATCCCCGACAAGGGAGAGGTGCTCACCCGGATGTCGCTGTGGTGGTTCGACCAGCTCGCCGACCTGGTCCCGCACCACGTGCTGTCGACCGACGTCCCCGAGGAGGTCCGCGGCCGCGCGGTCGTCTGCGAGCGGCTCGAGATGTTCCCGGTCGAGTGCGTGGCGCGTGGCTACCTCACCGGATCGGGGCTGCTCGACTACGACCGCACCGGGGAGGTCTGCGGGATCGCGCTGCCCGGGGGCCTGGTCGACGGCAGCCGGCTGCCCGAGCCGATCTTCACGCCGGCCACCAAGGCCGATCTCGGCGAGCACGACGAGAACGTCTCGTACGCCGCGGTGGTCGACACCGTCGGCGACGCGAGCGCCGCGGAGCTGCGCCGGCTGACGCTCGCGGTGTACGCCCGCGCCGAGGCGGTCGCCCGCGAGCGGGGCATCATCCTGGCCGACACCAAGCTCGAGTTCGGTCGGCGCGAAGACCGCACGATCGTGCTCGGCGACGAGGTGCTCACGCCGGACTCGTCCCGCTTCTGGCCCGCCGACCAGTGGGAGCCGGGTCGCCCGCAGCCGTCGTACGACAAGCAGATCGTCCGCAACTGGCTGCTCTCCCCGGAGTCCGGGTGGGACCGCGCCTCGGGCGAGCCGCCCCCGCCGCTGCCGCCCGAGGTCGTCGAGCGGACCCGACGGCGCTACGTCGAGGCCTACGAGCTGCTGACCGGGGAGACGTTCTGA
- a CDS encoding MFS transporter, giving the protein MTEHVPDPRRWRILAVTLLVGFMSLLDVTIVNVAIPSIRSALDTSAATVQWVVSGYALAFGMTLVAGGRLGDAYGRRRLMTIGLIGFVLASAAVGLATGPWSIVLARLVQGASAGLLTPQNSGLIQQLFRGPERGRAFGMFGFTVAMASASGPLIGGALIALLGDEDGWRALFLVNVPIGLVALVLILRLVPDNDPPEPGEVRDNRIDVPGALLLGATVLAVLYPLVSLEGGAGAPLAVLLAAPPLAWAFVRWERHTVAGGHPPLLDVSLLRSLPGYANGLAVGTLYFTGFTGIFLVLSVHLQEGVGLTPLATALLLTPFAIGAATTSPLAGRLVSRIGRRVTLLALTVMMSGTALSAWLVTQDRGDLWWTLAPAMFLAGVGGGGVISPNFTLTLAEVPPRMGGAAGGALQTGQRIGSALGAALLMTVYQATLQVASAPVAARAALVAALLVLSVALAAAVRSWRRGD; this is encoded by the coding sequence ATGACCGAGCACGTACCCGACCCCCGGCGGTGGCGGATCCTCGCGGTGACCCTGCTGGTGGGGTTCATGTCGCTGCTCGACGTGACGATCGTCAACGTCGCGATCCCGTCGATCCGCTCGGCCCTGGACACCTCGGCGGCCACGGTGCAGTGGGTCGTGTCCGGCTACGCGCTCGCCTTCGGCATGACCCTGGTCGCCGGCGGCCGGCTCGGCGACGCGTACGGCCGGCGCCGGCTGATGACGATCGGGCTGATCGGCTTCGTCCTCGCGAGCGCAGCAGTCGGGCTCGCGACCGGGCCGTGGTCGATCGTCCTCGCCCGCCTCGTCCAGGGCGCGAGCGCCGGACTGCTGACGCCCCAGAACTCCGGCCTCATCCAGCAGCTCTTCCGCGGCCCGGAGCGAGGCCGGGCGTTCGGGATGTTCGGCTTCACCGTGGCGATGGCCTCGGCCAGCGGGCCGCTGATCGGCGGCGCGCTGATTGCGCTGCTGGGCGACGAGGACGGCTGGCGGGCGCTCTTCCTGGTCAACGTCCCGATCGGGCTGGTGGCGCTGGTGCTGATCCTGCGCCTGGTGCCCGACAACGACCCGCCGGAGCCGGGCGAGGTCCGGGACAACCGGATCGACGTCCCCGGAGCCCTGCTGCTCGGCGCGACCGTGCTGGCCGTGCTCTACCCCCTGGTCAGTCTCGAGGGCGGCGCCGGTGCGCCGCTGGCGGTCCTGCTCGCGGCACCGCCGCTGGCGTGGGCGTTCGTCCGCTGGGAGCGGCACACCGTGGCCGGCGGGCACCCGCCGCTGCTCGACGTCTCGCTGCTGCGGAGCCTGCCCGGCTACGCGAACGGGCTGGCGGTGGGCACCCTCTACTTCACCGGCTTCACCGGCATCTTCCTCGTGCTCTCGGTCCACCTGCAGGAGGGCGTCGGTCTCACGCCGCTCGCGACTGCGCTGCTGCTGACGCCGTTCGCGATCGGGGCGGCGACGACCTCGCCCCTCGCAGGCCGGCTCGTCAGCAGGATCGGCCGCCGGGTCACGCTGCTTGCCCTCACCGTGATGATGTCGGGGACCGCGCTGTCGGCCTGGCTGGTGACCCAGGACCGCGGCGACCTGTGGTGGACGCTGGCGCCGGCCATGTTCCTCGCCGGCGTGGGCGGCGGCGGCGTGATCTCACCCAACTTCACCCTCACCCTCGCCGAGGTCCCACCGCGGATGGGCGGCGCGGCCGGCGGCGCCCTGCAGACCGGGCAACGGATCGGCTCCGCCCTCGGCGCGGCCCTGCTGATGACCGTCTACCAGGCCACGCTCCAGGTCGCCTCGGCCCCGGTCGCCGCCCGGGCCGCCCTCGTCGCGGCCCTGCTGGTGCTGTCCGTCGCGCTCGCGGCCGCCGTACGGTCCTGGCGCCGCGGCGACTAG
- a CDS encoding SRPBCC family protein translates to MGPRLGRAAPAAAARGRRADPTALRRGLRAADRGDVLTTVAFSGAADLALPREVVFAYLADPRNRPEWQSSLLSVTLRDRTASEPYAGMRWRDNTMAGVRPAMEITRLEPDSVWAESGRWLGIRAELTMRFDRTTTGCRVRADGTLSGSGPWAAPVAVAGRLAGPAIGHDLRRVGDILGRGRRTP, encoded by the coding sequence GTGGGACCGCGCCTCGGGCGAGCCGCCCCCGCCGCTGCCGCCCGAGGTCGTCGAGCGGACCCGACGGCGCTACGTCGAGGCCTACGAGCTGCTGACCGGGGAGACGTTCTGACCACCGTCGCGTTCTCCGGCGCCGCCGACCTCGCGCTGCCGCGGGAGGTCGTGTTCGCGTACCTCGCCGACCCGCGCAACCGGCCGGAGTGGCAGTCCTCGCTGCTGTCGGTCACGCTCCGCGACCGTACCGCCAGCGAGCCGTACGCCGGCATGCGCTGGCGCGACAACACCATGGCCGGGGTCCGGCCGGCCATGGAGATCACCCGCCTCGAGCCCGACAGCGTGTGGGCCGAGTCGGGACGCTGGCTGGGGATCCGGGCGGAGCTGACGATGCGCTTCGACCGGACGACCACGGGGTGCCGGGTCCGGGCCGACGGCACGTTGAGCGGGTCGGGTCCGTGGGCGGCCCCGGTCGCCGTCGCGGGACGGCTCGCCGGGCCGGCGATCGGCCACGACCTCCGCCGGGTCGGCGACATCCTCGGCCGCGGCCGGCGTACGCCCTGA
- the purB gene encoding adenylosuccinate lyase: MTVPNVLATRYAADDLVAIWSPEHKIVLERQLWIAVLKAQRDLGVDVPDGVVEAYEDVVDKVDLESIAGRERITRHDVKARIEEFAALAGHEHIHKGMTSRDLTENVEQLQVRQSLELLRDRAVATLARLARLAAEHETTVMAGRSHNVAAQATTLGKRFATVADELLVGLERVEELLVRYPLRGIKGPMGTSQDMLDLLDGDLDRYHELEERVASHLGFRRVLTSVGQVYPRSLDFDVLSAVVQLVAAPSNLATTIRLMAGNELVTEGFVEGQVGSSAMPHKMNTRSCERVNGLAVVTRGYLSMVGELAGDQWNEGDVSCSVVRRVALPDAFFAADGLFQTFLTVLDEFGAFPAVIQRELDRYLPFLATTKVLMAAVRNGVGREAGHEAIKEAAVGTALAMREGQAENDVLDKLAADGRLGLGREQIDALVAEPITFTGAAVAQTQAVCRSVADVVARHPAAASYVPGAIL; encoded by the coding sequence ATGACCGTCCCCAACGTCCTGGCCACCCGCTACGCCGCCGACGACCTCGTCGCGATCTGGTCGCCGGAGCACAAGATCGTCCTGGAGCGACAGCTCTGGATCGCGGTGCTCAAGGCCCAGCGCGACCTCGGCGTCGACGTCCCCGACGGCGTCGTCGAGGCGTACGAGGACGTCGTCGACAAGGTCGACCTGGAGTCGATCGCCGGTCGGGAGCGGATCACCCGGCACGACGTGAAGGCCCGGATCGAGGAGTTCGCGGCGCTCGCCGGCCACGAGCACATCCACAAGGGCATGACCTCGCGCGACCTCACCGAGAACGTCGAGCAGCTGCAGGTCCGGCAGAGCCTCGAGCTGCTGCGTGACCGGGCCGTCGCCACGCTGGCCCGGCTGGCCCGGCTGGCGGCCGAGCACGAGACGACCGTGATGGCCGGGCGGTCGCACAACGTCGCCGCACAGGCGACGACGCTCGGCAAGCGCTTCGCGACCGTCGCCGACGAGCTGCTCGTCGGCCTCGAGCGGGTCGAGGAGCTGCTGGTCCGTTACCCGCTGCGCGGGATCAAGGGTCCGATGGGCACCTCCCAGGACATGCTCGACCTGCTCGACGGTGATCTCGACCGCTACCACGAGCTCGAGGAGCGGGTGGCTTCCCACCTCGGGTTCCGCCGGGTGCTCACCAGCGTCGGGCAGGTCTATCCCCGCAGCCTCGACTTCGACGTGCTGTCCGCCGTCGTGCAGCTGGTCGCGGCGCCGTCCAACCTCGCCACCACGATCCGGCTGATGGCCGGCAACGAGCTCGTCACCGAGGGCTTCGTCGAGGGCCAGGTCGGGTCCAGCGCGATGCCGCACAAGATGAACACCCGTTCCTGCGAGCGGGTCAACGGCCTGGCCGTGGTCACCCGCGGCTACCTCTCGATGGTCGGGGAGCTCGCCGGGGACCAGTGGAACGAGGGCGACGTCTCCTGCTCCGTCGTACGCCGGGTGGCGCTGCCCGACGCGTTCTTCGCGGCCGACGGGCTGTTCCAGACCTTCCTCACCGTGCTCGACGAGTTCGGGGCCTTCCCGGCCGTGATCCAGCGCGAGCTCGACCGCTACCTCCCGTTCCTCGCCACCACCAAGGTGCTGATGGCGGCGGTCCGCAACGGCGTCGGCCGCGAGGCCGGTCACGAGGCGATCAAGGAGGCGGCCGTCGGCACCGCCCTGGCGATGCGCGAGGGACAGGCCGAGAACGACGTGCTCGACAAGCTCGCCGCCGACGGCCGGCTGGGCCTCGGGCGCGAGCAGATCGATGCCCTCGTCGCCGAGCCGATCACCTTCACTGGAGCCGCAGTCGCTCAGACCCAAGCGGTCTGCCGGTCGGTGGCCGACGTGGTCGCCCGTCACCCCGCGGCTGCGTCGTACGTGCCGGGTGCCATTCTCTAG